In one window of Helianthus annuus cultivar XRQ/B chromosome 17, HanXRQr2.0-SUNRISE, whole genome shotgun sequence DNA:
- the LOC110921729 gene encoding cinnamoyl-CoA reductase-like SNL6, whose amino-acid sequence MGVVRTDESRRSEIEEFRRMLLSCSAVVVKVSTEDERNLRRLTSRNRNEYTVNQKLVCVTSGVSFLGIAIVKQLVLRGYSVRVIVDNEEDIDRLREIEVSEDIETSSRITNNNRIGVVVAKFNDCQSLMEAFDGCYTVFHTTSFIDPSGFSGYSKAMAEIEAKAAENVAEACAATPSVRNYVFTSSLLTCIWRDTSNSSLSPIVDHNSWSDESFCTSKKLWYALGKLKAERASWRIAEETGLKLSTICSGLITGPRYFCANPSSTIAYLKGGQDMYEHGLLATVDVNKLAEAHVKVHEEMNKTGGGRYVCFDEVVRSPDEVHRLEQETGLHINTVSHDNVFRFELSNRKLDKLMSQVHRCTSVC is encoded by the exons ATGGGCGTCGTACGGACAGACGAGAGCCGGAGATCTGAGATAGAAGAGTTCCGCCGTATGCTACTGTCCTGCTCCGCCGTCGTCGTTAAGGTCAGTACGGAAGACGAGCGCAATCTCCGGCGACTGACGTCACGTAACCGAAACGAATATACGGTAAATCAGAAGCTCGTTTGCGTCACCAGCGGCGTCTCGTTTCTCGGAATCGCTATCGTGAAACAGCTCGTGCTTAGAGGATATTCCGTTCGAGTTATTGTTGATAACGAAG AAGATATAGATCGGTTAAGAGAGATTGAAGTTTCAGAAGATATCGAAACTTCATCAAGGATTACAAACAACAATCGGATAGGAGTCGTTGTAGCAAAATTCAACGATTGCCAGAGCTTAATGGAAGCTTTTGACGGATGTTATACGGTGTTTCACACAACTTCTTTCATTGATCCAAGCGGATTCTCCGGTTACTCC AAAGCCATGGCGGAAATAGAAGCAAAGGCAGCTGAAAATGTAGCAGAAGCCTGTGCAGCAACTCCATCTGTTAGAAACTATGTGTTTACATCTTCTCTACTGACATGTATATGGAGAGACACTTCCAATAGCAGCCTCTCCCCTATAGTAGACCACAATAGCTGGAGTGATGAATCCTTTTGCACTAGCAAAAAA CTATGGTATGCATTGGGTAAGTTAAAAGCCGAACGGGCCTCATGGCGAATAGCCGAGGAAACGGGGTTGAAATTGAGCACAATATGCTCGGGTCTCATCACGGGCCCTCGCTACTTCTGTGCAAATCCATCATCCACCATCGCATACCTCAAAG GTGGTCAAGATATGTATGAACATGGTTTGTTAGCAACGGTTGATGTTAACAAACTAGCAGAGGCGCACGTAAAGGTGCACGAGGAGATGAACAAAACTGGTGGTGGGCGGTATGTTTGTTTTGACGAAGTTGTGCGTAGCCCTGACGAGGTTCACAGACTAGAACAAGAAACGGGACTTCACATAAACACTGTCTCACATGATAATGTATTTAGATTCGAACTGTCGAATAGAAAGCTTGATAAGTTGATGTCCCAAGTGCATAGATGCACGAGTGTATGTTAG